The following are encoded together in the Zingiber officinale cultivar Zhangliang chromosome 8A, Zo_v1.1, whole genome shotgun sequence genome:
- the LOC122009752 gene encoding transcription factor bHLH96-like, whose translation MALEAVVFPQDLCGCTMRELFDTGGEFWGYGEEEDDNDLEGDASGHAAGEVVRGQNGALGTSCSTTVQNVDNSSSPEAADEAFDVRSRPAESRRKRQRWRSQKNQEEVEIQRMTHIAVERNRRKQMNEYLAVLRSLMPASYVQKSDQASIIGGAINFVKELEKLVQTLEARKRIKQRADPAPFAELFTFSRYSSSSSQRAKLAADEITSETKKAENMAPATDIEVSMVDSHANLKVLSPRRPKLLLKLVVGLQNLHLSTLHLNVTTIDDIVFYSFSLKVEEECQLASVDKIATAVHQLIGKIQEEAAFDCTM comes from the exons ATGGCACTGGAAGCTGTAGTCTTCCCGCAAGACCTCTGTGGCTGCACCATGAGGGAGTTGTTCGACACCGGAGGGGAGTTCTGGGGCTatggggaagaagaagatgataacGATCTAGAAGGCGATGCAAGTGGCCATGCTGCTGGGGAAGTCGTCAGGGGACAAAATGGGGCTTTGGGCACCTCTTGCTCCACAACGGTGCAAAATGTCGATAATTCCTCGTCGCCGGAGGCTGCCGATGAGGCCTTCGACGTCAGGTCGAGGCCGGCAGAAAGTCGGAGAAAGAGGCAGCGGTGGAGGAGTCAGAAGAACCAGGAGGAGGTGGAAATTCAAAGGATGACTCACATTGCGGTGGAGCGCAATAGGAGGAAGCAGATGAATGAGTACCTTGCCGTGCTCAGGTCACTCATGCCGGCCTCGTACGTGCAGAAG AGTGATCAAGCATCCATAATTGGAGGGGCAATAAACTTCGTCAAGGAGCTCGAAAAGCTAGTTCAGACTCTGGAAGCCCGCAAAAGAATCAAGCAACGAGCTGATCCTGCTccctttgctgagctcttcaccTTCTCCCGATACTCATCCAGCTCTTCTCAAAGGGCAAAGTTGGCCGCCGATGAGATAACCAGTGAGACTAAGAAGGCAGAGAATATGGCACCTGCGACTGACATAGAGGTCTCCATGGTCGACAGCCATGCCAACCTCAAGGTCCTCTCACCGCGGCGACCGAAGCTGCTGCTGAAGTTGGTGGTAGGATTGCAGAACCTCCACCTGAGCACCCTCCACCTCAATGTCACCACCATTGATGACATAGTCTTCTATTCCTTTAGCCTAAAG GTGGAAGAAGAATGCCAATTGGCTTCAGTGGATAAGATTGCAACAGCAGTCCATCAACTAATTGGAAAGATTCAAGAGGAGGCTGCCTTTGACTGCACCATGTAA
- the LOC122009751 gene encoding E3 ubiquitin-protein ligase ATL31-like: protein MDAERTRRPMDRQPIAAVLFLLLLTPRCASAQSPPQSEDRPGYYNNGRFSPTMAIIIVAMISAFFMLGFFSIYLRSCGGDEESLSFRRRGAAARSRRQQQGLSPDVIETFPTMVYSEVKGLKVGKGALECAVCLCEFEDDEELRLLPHCNHVFHPDCIGAWLAAHVTCPVCRANLTEQATDASADPGAPPAVAQEAPAAPAPDHVAIAVDPAVEEEEEERKEAAMELAQIGSQRRAARSRSGRRPASFPRSHSTGHSMIRPVENADRYTLRLPEHIRKEILASRKFSRSASCISFPTPNEGSSRSGRRGRGKPERSIQLGRSGRWPSFLLRNLSIKIPAWATGKKGESEGSGSGSGSVRKGEIDVSGKGTAAYPRALSEGPGASDAFASTATAGDIQSPVGRRRPKSPRPT, encoded by the coding sequence ATGGACGCAGAGCGCACCCGTCGTCCCATGGATCGGCAGCCCATCGCAGCCGTccttttcctcctcctcctcaccccCCGGTGCGCCTCCGCTCAGTCCCCACCGCAATCGGAAGACCGCCCTGGATACTACAACAATGGCAGGTTCAGTCCGACTATGGCCATCATCATCGTCGCCATGATCAGCGCCTTCTTCATGCTCGGTTTCTTCTCCATCTACCTCCGCTCGTGCGGCGGCGACGAAGAGAGCCTCAGCTTCCGCCGCCGCGGAGCGGCGGCGCGGTCACGGCGGCAGCAGCAGGGTCTGAGCCCGGACGTGATCGAGACGTTCCCCACCATGGTGTACTCGGAGGTGAAGGGGCTGAAGGTGGGGAAGGGCGCGCTGGAGTGCGCGGTTTGTCTTTGCGAGTTTGAGGACGACGAGGAGCTCCGCCTCCTCCCCCACTGCAACCACGTCTTCCACCCCGATTGCATCGGCGCCTGGCTCGCCGCCCACGTCACCTGCCCCGTCTGCCGCGCGAACCTCACCGAGCAAGCGACCGACGCCTCCGCGGATCCCGGCGCGCCGCCAGCGGTCGCCCAGGAAGCCCCTGCAGCCCCAGCGCCAGATCACGTAGCGATCGCCGTCGATCCggcggtggaggaggaggaggaggaaaggaAGGAGGCGGCCATGGAACTGGCGCAGATCGGGAGCCAGCGGCGGGCCGCCCGGTCGCGATCCGGGCGGCGGCCGGCGAGTTTCCCACGGTCTCACTCAACCGGGCACTCGATGATTCGACCGGTGGAGAACGCTGACCGATACACCCTTCGGCTCCCCGAACATATAAGGAAAGAGATTCTCGCCTCCCGGAAGTTCTCCCGATCCGCCAGTTGCATCTCGTTCCCGACCCCCAACGAAGGCAGCTCCCGATCAGGTCGCCGCGGCCGCGGCAAACCGGAAAGGAGCATCCAGCTCGGTAGATCGGGGCGCTGGCCGTCGTTCCTTCTCCGGAATCTGTCGATCAAGATTCCGGCGTGGGCGACGGGTAAGAAAGGGGAGAGCGAGGGCTCCGGATCGGGCTCTGGCTCAGTGAGGAAGGGGGAAATTGACGTTTCTGGCAAGGGAACGGCAGCGTATCCGAGAGCGCTATCGGAAGGCCCGGGAGCCAGTGACGCCTTCGCCTCAACCGCCACCGCCGGGGACATACAGTCGCCCGTCGGCCGCCGCCGCCCAAAGTCGCCAAGGCCGACCTAA
- the LOC122009753 gene encoding purine permease 3-like: MDVESSDPNHEINKDDGAATMSKGLRRALIFLNCVFMALGNTGSPLLLRLYYRSGGKRQWLSSWLQTSGSPLILLPLLCFYIHRRQRRSSSVPLFFITPRLGLACAALGVLTGLDDFLYAYGLAFLPVSTSSLLISTQLAFTALFAFLLVRQRFTAYSINAVALLTVGAVMLGLHVSGDRPEGESRGKYFMGFALTLGAAALYGLVLPLVELMYTVARRRGLAVTYTLVLEMQLVMGMFATAFCTVGMIVNHDFQAIPREARNFELGEVKYYVVLVWNAIFWQFFFIGTVGTIFCVNTLLAGILIAVFLPVTEVLAVIFFHEKFSSEKAIALVLSFWGLASYSYGEYRQVKDNKKKANAAITIEQPT; the protein is encoded by the exons ATGGACGTCGAGAGCTCCGACCCAAACCACGAGATCAACAAGGATGACGGCGCCGCCACCATGAGCAAAGGCCTCCGGAGGGCCCTCATCTTCCTCAACTGCGTCTTCATGGCGCTGGGCAACACCGGCAGCCCCCTCCTCCTACGCCTCTACTACCGCAGCGGCGGCAAGCGCCAGTGGCTATCCAGCTGGCTCCAGACCAGTGGCTCACCGCTCATCCTCCTCCCCTTACTATGCTTTTACATCCACCGCCGCCAGCGGCGCTCCTCCTCTGTTCCTCTCTTCTTCATAACCCCGCGACTCGGCCTCGCCTGCGCAGCCCTCGGCGTCCTCACCGGCCTCGACGACTTCCTCTACGCCTACGGACTCGCCTTCCTCCCGGTCTCCACCTCGTCGCTGCTCATCTCCACCCAGCTCGCCTTCACGGCCCTGTTCGCGTTCCTGTTAGTGAGGCAGAGGTTCACGGCGTACTCGATCAACGCGGTGGCGCTGCTGACGGTGGGGGCCGTCATGCTGGGTCTCCACGTCAGCGGGGACAGGCCGGAGGGGGAGAGCAGGGGGAAGTACTTCATGGGATTCGCCCTCACGCTGGGGGCGGCGGCGCTCTACGGCCTCGTACTCCCTCTGGTGGAGCTGATGTACACCGTGGCGAGGCGGCGGGGCCTGGCCGTCACCTACACGCTGGTTCTGGAGATGCAGCTGGTGATGGGGATGTTCGCCACCGCTTTCTGCACCGTCGGCATGATCGTCAACCACGACTTCCAG GCGATTCCAAGGGAGGCCAGGAATTTTGAGCTGGGCGAGGTTAAATACTACGTCGTCCTCGTTTGGAACGCAATCTTCTGGCAGTTCTTCTTCATCGGCACCGTCGGCACCATCTTCTGCGTCAACACTCTGCTCGCCGGAATCCTCATCGCCGTTTTCCTCCCCGTCACTGAGGTGCTGGCCGTCATCTTCTTCCACGAGAAATTTAGCAGCGAGAAGGCCATCGCCCTCGTCCTTTCCTTCTGGGGCCTCGCCTCCTACTCCTACGGCGAGTACCGGCAAGTGAAGGACAACAAAAAGAAAGCCAATGCTGCCATCACCATTGAGCAGCCCACTTGA